The following are encoded in a window of Amaranthus tricolor cultivar Red isolate AtriRed21 chromosome 2, ASM2621246v1, whole genome shotgun sequence genomic DNA:
- the LOC130806182 gene encoding pentatricopeptide repeat-containing protein At3g16010 translates to MMGEMIFRLTSGRRAISTLPSLCERIKQTDNEIVKMFLVQNPVSDSQISSSNRKGSARMLDERFIRILKIFKWGPDAERAMQVLKLKVDHRLVCEVLKIDVDINVKLQFFKWAGKKKNFEHDSTTYMSLINCLLEAGSIGELWKTIQDFVRSPCLISLSDFSEVLRVLCQAKMLNKAVSIFYQIKRHKCKPAASNYNSIILMLMKEGHYEKVHELYNEMCNDGSCFPDTITYGALIQTFEKLGRNDSAVRLFEEMKENGLVPNAKIYTTILAIYFKLARIEKALDLVKEMKGRGCALTVYTYTELIKGLGKFGRVDDAYDTYLSMLKEGCKPDVVLINNLINVLGKNGHLPEALKLFEEMESLLCTPNVVTYNTVIKCLFDTNAPAAQAAALFEKMKATGIAPSSYTYSILIDGFCKKNRVEKALMLLEEMDDKGFPPCPAAYCSLINTLGKAKRYDAAKELFQELKETCGTSSARVFAVMIKQYGKSGCLDEAVDLFNEMKMLGCSPDVYSYNALMSALVRAGKINEAQMLLQTMEENGCAPDLNSQNIILNGLARTGGPKQAMEMFEKMKHSTIKPDAVSYNTMLSCLSRAGMFEESVKLMKEMNNSGFKYDLITYSSLLEAVGNIDDDPTPPTIS, encoded by the exons ATGATGGGTGAAATGATATTTCGACTGACTTCTGGAAGACGAGCAATATCAACACTTCCTAGTTTATGCGAACGAATTAAGCAAACAG ATAATGAGATCGTCAAAATGTTTCTTGTACAAAATCCAGTATCTGACTCAcaaatttcttcttcaaatcGGAAGGGTTCTGCTCGGATGTTAGATGAGCGATTTATTAGGATTTTGAAAATATTCAAGTGGGGGCCTGATGCAGAAAGGGCTATGCAAGTGCTGAAGCTAAAGGTGGATCATAGATTGGTATGTGAAGTTCTTAAAATAGATGTTGATATAAATGTGAAGCTTCAGTTCTTTAAGTGGGCagggaaaaagaaaaatttcgaGCATGACTCTACCACTTACATGTCTTTGATCAATTGTTTGCTTGAAGCTGGATCAATTGGTGAACTGTGGAAGACAATTCAAGACTTTGTACGTAGCCCGTGTCTTATTAGTCTGTCTGATTTTTCTGAAGTTCTGAGGGTTCTATGCCAGGCTAAGATGCTGAACAAAGCAGTCTCAATCTTCTATCAGATCAAAAGACATAAGTGTAAACCAGCTGCAAGTAATTACAATTCTATCATCTTGATGTTGATGAAAGAAGGTCATTATGAAAAGGTGCATGAGCTTTATAATGAAATGTGTAATGATGGTAGTTGCTTTCCTGATACAATAACATATGGGGCTTTGATACAAACATTTGAAAAACTGGGTCGAAATGACTCTGCTGTGAGGCTGTTTGAAGAGATGAAGGAGAATGGCTTAGTTCCTAACGCTAAGATTTACACAACAATATTGGCCATTTATTTCAAGCTGGCTAGAATCGAGAAGGCACTGGATCTGGTTAAAGAAATGAAAGGAAGGGGTTGTGCTCTAACTGTATACACGTATACTGAGTTGATTAAGGGACTTGGTAAATTTGGCCGAGTGGATGATGCTTATGACACTTATTTGAGTATGCTAAAAGAGGGATGCAAGCCAGATGTTGTCTTAATTAACAACTTAATAAATGTTTTGGGGAAGAATGGTCATTTACCTGAGGCCCTTAAATTGTTTGaagaaatggaatctttgttGTGTACCCCAAATGTGGTTACATATAATACAGTGATCAAATGTTTATTTGACACCAATGCTCCAGCAGCTCAGGCTGCTGCATTGTTTGAGAAAATGAAAGCAACTGGGATTGCTCCTAGTTCCTATACTTACTCCATTCTGATTGATGGCTTTTGCAAGAAGAATAGAGTTGAGAAGGCTTTGATGCTTCTCGAAGAGATGGATGACAAGGGTTTCCCTCCTTGCCCAGCAGCATATTGCAGTCTGATTAATACCCTTGGAAAAGCAAAGCGTTATGATGCTGCAAAGGAGTTGTTCCAGGAGTTGAAAGAAACATGTGGTACTTCAAGTGCTAGAGTATTTGCTGTAATGATTAAACAGTATGGTAAAAGTGGCTGTCTGGATGAAGCTGTGGATCTGTTCAATGAGATGAAGATGCTTGGTTGCAGTCCCGATGTATATTCTTATAATGCCCTCATGTCTGCGTTGGTGAGGGCTGGCAAAATAAATGAAGCACAAATGCTGCTTCAGACTATGGAAGAAAATGGCTGTGCACCAGATTTGAACtctcaaaatataattttgaatgGGTTGGCTCGTACAGGTGGTCCAAAACAAGCAATGGAAATGTTTGAGAAGATGAAGCATTCAACCATCAAGCCAGATGCTGTTTCTTACAATACTATGCTTAGTTGCCTTAGTCGTGCTGGTATGTTTGAGGAATCTGTAAAGTTGATGAAAGAGATGAATAATAGTGGTTTCAAGTATGACTTGATTACCTATTCATCACTACTTGAGGCGGTGGGAAACATTGATGATGACCCAACTCCACCAACTATTTCGTAA
- the LOC130805776 gene encoding transcription repressor OFP14-like has translation MKLQKSLQEYLPKIKKQTPSFQFSPSSFSSTTSKILAGCKHSAKNFSFKGERKGSQKNHLDDQLHNEEAAATLEDIDRFLIENFKSLYGEDHGNNNDDNYEFIRENEKLKGFFTPPPDLCGSHRFFVSPVSSSSLLEEARLSGLATTSTSEDARSTLISLGNNRGYIKDDTLATPPGIEDCIALPTVSPTPYEDFRRSMQEMLDARINSKQRVDWDFLEELLFCYLRLNEKKQYKYIISAFVDLIVVLRQNSSNRGPVGSLKIITLVRLARLDCRFFFGNVVYTPTNTSLSGLEI, from the exons aTGAAACTCCAAAAATCTCTTCAAGAATATCTCCCTAAGATCAAAAAACAAACTCCAAGTTTTCAATTTTCTCCTAGTTCTTTTTCCTCCACCACTAGCAAGATCTTAGCGGGGTGTAAGCACTCCGCCAAAAACTTCTCCTTCAAGGGTGAACGAAAGGGTAGTCAAAAAAATCATCTTGATGATCAATTACATAATGAGGAGGCGGCCGCCACATTGGAGGACATTGATAGGTTCTTGATTGAGAACTTTAAGTCATTGTATGGTGAAGATCATGGAAATAATAACGACGATAATTATGAATTCATACGTGAGAACGAAAAATTAAAAG GATTCTTTACTCCCCCACCTGATCTTTGTGGGTCCCACCGTTTTTTTGTTTCTCCCGTCTCCTCTAGCTCTTTGCTTGAGGAGGCTAGGCTAAGTGGCTTGGCAACCACCTCAACATCTGAGGATGCAAGATCAACCTTAATATCTTTAGGAAATAATCGCGGTTACATCAAGGATGACACCCTAGCGACTCCACCTGGGATAGAAGATTGCATTGCGCTACCAACGGTGTCTCCGACTCCGTACGAGGATTTTAGAAGGTCCATGCAAGAGATGTTGGATGCTAGGATTAATTCCAAGCAAAGAGTAGATTGGGATTTCTTGGAAGAATTACTATTTTGTTATTTGAGGTTGAATGAgaagaaacaatataaatacATTATTAGTGCATTTGTGGATTTGATTGTGGTTTTACGTCAAAATTCGAGCAATAGAGGGCCGGTTGGGTCAC TTAAAATAATCACATTGGTACGGCTGGCTCGACTCGACTGCAGGTTCTTTTTTGGGAATGTGGTATACACTCCAACGAATACAAGTCTAAGTGGTCTTGAGATATAG